A genomic window from Companilactobacillus alimentarius DSM 20249 includes:
- the mvk gene encoding mevalonate kinase, protein MLKGIGKSHGKTIIMGEHAVVYGYPAFAIPLLSIPVIVKIQQSTENTLNSKYYAGKIDRIPDSLSGVKFLINLLDSKLNTDKINYAINIDSGLPIERGMGSSAAIAAAITRAFFSLFNQELTHKQLLDYVNQSETITHGKASGLDALTVSSENPIKFSKDEPPKHFNFNSEGFIIIADSGVKGKTKETVADVKKMYDDDPQKIGSYLQQLGDYATKASNYLTHGNLKKLGLVFTLANEALTKLNLAIPKTDRLIEAANNAGALGSKITGGGRGGCIICLARNLKNAQMIQKALTKNGAEQTWIQPLSIYAEDDDIE, encoded by the coding sequence GTGCTTAAAGGAATAGGAAAAAGTCATGGAAAAACTATCATAATGGGAGAACATGCCGTAGTTTACGGTTACCCTGCGTTTGCAATCCCACTACTTAGCATCCCCGTCATCGTAAAAATTCAACAGAGTACGGAAAATACTTTAAATTCAAAGTATTATGCTGGAAAAATCGATCGTATCCCTGATTCACTCTCAGGAGTAAAATTTTTGATCAACCTGTTAGACTCCAAATTAAACACCGACAAAATAAATTACGCTATTAATATTGATAGTGGTTTACCAATTGAACGAGGAATGGGGTCTTCAGCGGCCATTGCAGCTGCCATCACTAGAGCTTTCTTTAGTTTATTCAATCAAGAACTAACTCACAAACAACTTTTAGATTACGTCAATCAATCAGAGACCATTACCCACGGAAAGGCTAGCGGTCTGGATGCTTTAACCGTCAGCTCTGAAAATCCTATCAAGTTCAGTAAAGATGAGCCACCGAAACATTTTAACTTTAATTCTGAAGGTTTCATTATTATAGCTGATTCCGGAGTTAAAGGAAAAACTAAAGAAACTGTCGCTGATGTCAAGAAAATGTATGATGATGACCCTCAAAAAATTGGATCTTATCTGCAACAATTAGGCGATTATGCTACTAAAGCTAGCAACTACTTAACACATGGTAATTTGAAAAAGCTTGGCTTAGTTTTTACTTTGGCCAATGAAGCCTTAACTAAATTAAACCTAGCTATTCCTAAAACTGACCGATTGATTGAGGCCGCTAATAATGCTGGAGCTTTAGGTAGTAAGATTACCGGTGGTGGTCGTGGTGGATGTATAATTTGTTTAGCTAGAAATCTCAAGAATGCACAAATGATCCAAAAAGCACTCACCAAAAATGGTGCTGAACAGACTTGGATTCAACCACTATCAATTTATGCGGAGGATGACGACATTGAGTAA